From Capra hircus breed San Clemente chromosome 1, ASM170441v1, whole genome shotgun sequence, the proteins below share one genomic window:
- the LOC108636584 gene encoding stromal membrane-associated protein 1-like isoform X2, with protein MATRSCREKAQKLNEQHQLILSKLLREEDNKYCADCEAKGPRWASWNIGVFICIRCAGIHRNLGVHISRVKSVNLDQWTPEQIQCMQDMGNTKARLLYEANLPENFRRPQTDQAVEFFIRDKYEKKKYYDKNAISITNLQKKEDQQLEPKKSTSPKKAAEPTVDLLGLDGPAEAPVTNGSAVLGPALNDDLDIFGPMISNPLPATVMPPAQGPSSAPAAATLSAVTSGDLDLFTEQAAKSEEVAKKQLSKDSILSLYGTGAIQQQGAPGVFMGPANLPFTSQAAAAFPGFPSVGVPAPAAPGLVGSSPGPGAGMLVGVPVPSGFMGSAQAAVMPLAQGVVGPPGLAARLGAAQGRFGLQPAPQSPWNLPQVNQQMAGLSLGGAASAAGFGQPPSTSAGAAGWSGGSSGQTLSTQLWK; from the exons ATGGCGACGCGCTCATGCCGGGAGAAGGCGCAGAAGCTGAACGAGCAGCACCAGCTCATCCTGTCCAAGCTGCTGAGGGAAGAGGACAACAAGTACTGCGCCGACTGCGAGGCCAAAGGTCCTCGATGGGCTTCCTGGAATATTGGTGTGTTTATTTGCATCAGATGTGCTGGCATCCATAGGAATCTTGGGGTTCATATATCCAGGGTCAAGTCAGTCAACCTAGACCAGTGGACACCAGAACAGATCCAGTGCATGCAAGATATGGGAAATACTAAAGCAAGACTACTATATGAAGCCAATCTTCCAGAGAACTTTCGAAGACCACAGACAGATCAAGCAGTGGAATTTTTCATCAGAGATAAATACGAAAAGAAGAAATACTACGATAAAAATGCTATAtctattacaaat CTGCAGAAGAAAGAAGATCAGCAATTGGAACCTAAAAAAAGTACCAGCCCTAAAAAAGCTGCAGAGCCCACTGTTGATCTTTTAGGACTTGATGGGCCTGCCGAGGCGCCGGTGACCAATGGGAGCGCAGTCCTGGGGCCAGCCCTGAACGATGACCTGGACATCTTTGGACCGATGATCTCTAACCCCTTACCTGCAACTGTCATGCCCCCGGCTCAGGGGCCGTCCTCTGCACCAGCAGCTGCCACTCTGTCTGCAGTGACGTCTGGGGATCTGGATCTGTTCACTGAGCAAGCGGCAAAGTCAGAAGAGGTGGCCAAGAAGCAGCTCTCCAAAGACTCCATCTTGTCTCTGTATGGCACCGGGGCCATCCAGCAGCAGGGTGCTCCTGGTGTGTTTATGGGACCCGCGAATCTGCCGTTCACCTCGCAAGCAGCGGCTGCGTTTCCAGGCTTCCCGTCCGTGGGCGTGCCTGCGCCCGCGGCTCCCGGCCTGGTGGGCAGCTCGCCGGGGCCGGGCGCGGGCATGCTGGTGGGCGTGCCAGTGCCCAGCGGCTTCATGGGCAGCGCACAGGCTGCTGTGATGCCGCTGGCGCAGGGCGTGGTCGGGCCCCCAGGGCTGGCCGCTCGCTTGGGCGCAGCCCAGGGGAGATTTGGCCTGCAGCCAGCCCCGCAGAGCCCGTGGAACCTCCCCCAGGTGAACCAGCAGATGGCTGGCCTGAGCCTGGGTGGCGCAGCCTCAGCGGCGGGCTTCGGGCAGCCGCCCAGCACCTCAGCGGGGGCCGCGGGCTGGTCCGGGGGCTCGTCGGGGCAGACGCTCAGCACGCAGCTGTGGAAGTGA
- the LOC108636584 gene encoding stromal membrane-associated protein 1-like isoform X1: MATRSCREKAQKLNEQHQLILSKLLREEDNKYCADCEAKGPRWASWNIGVFICIRCAGIHRNLGVHISRVKSVNLDQWTPEQIQCMQDMGNTKARLLYEANLPENFRRPQTDQAVEFFIRDKYEKKKYYDKNAISITNKEKEKKKEEKKKEKEPEKPTKPLTTEKLQKKEDQQLEPKKSTSPKKAAEPTVDLLGLDGPAEAPVTNGSAVLGPALNDDLDIFGPMISNPLPATVMPPAQGPSSAPAAATLSAVTSGDLDLFTEQAAKSEEVAKKQLSKDSILSLYGTGAIQQQGAPGVFMGPANLPFTSQAAAAFPGFPSVGVPAPAAPGLVGSSPGPGAGMLVGVPVPSGFMGSAQAAVMPLAQGVVGPPGLAARLGAAQGRFGLQPAPQSPWNLPQVNQQMAGLSLGGAASAAGFGQPPSTSAGAAGWSGGSSGQTLSTQLWK; the protein is encoded by the coding sequence ATGGCGACGCGCTCATGCCGGGAGAAGGCGCAGAAGCTGAACGAGCAGCACCAGCTCATCCTGTCCAAGCTGCTGAGGGAAGAGGACAACAAGTACTGCGCCGACTGCGAGGCCAAAGGTCCTCGATGGGCTTCCTGGAATATTGGTGTGTTTATTTGCATCAGATGTGCTGGCATCCATAGGAATCTTGGGGTTCATATATCCAGGGTCAAGTCAGTCAACCTAGACCAGTGGACACCAGAACAGATCCAGTGCATGCAAGATATGGGAAATACTAAAGCAAGACTACTATATGAAGCCAATCTTCCAGAGAACTTTCGAAGACCACAGACAGATCAAGCAGTGGAATTTTTCATCAGAGATAAATACGAAAAGAAGAAATACTACGATAAAAATGCTATAtctattacaaataaagaaaaggaaaaaaaaaaggaagagaaaaagaaagaaaaggaaccaGAAAAGCCTACAAAACCTCTTACAACTGAAAAGCTGCAGAAGAAAGAAGATCAGCAATTGGAACCTAAAAAAAGTACCAGCCCTAAAAAAGCTGCAGAGCCCACTGTTGATCTTTTAGGACTTGATGGGCCTGCCGAGGCGCCGGTGACCAATGGGAGCGCAGTCCTGGGGCCAGCCCTGAACGATGACCTGGACATCTTTGGACCGATGATCTCTAACCCCTTACCTGCAACTGTCATGCCCCCGGCTCAGGGGCCGTCCTCTGCACCAGCAGCTGCCACTCTGTCTGCAGTGACGTCTGGGGATCTGGATCTGTTCACTGAGCAAGCGGCAAAGTCAGAAGAGGTGGCCAAGAAGCAGCTCTCCAAAGACTCCATCTTGTCTCTGTATGGCACCGGGGCCATCCAGCAGCAGGGTGCTCCTGGTGTGTTTATGGGACCCGCGAATCTGCCGTTCACCTCGCAAGCAGCGGCTGCGTTTCCAGGCTTCCCGTCCGTGGGCGTGCCTGCGCCCGCGGCTCCCGGCCTGGTGGGCAGCTCGCCGGGGCCGGGCGCGGGCATGCTGGTGGGCGTGCCAGTGCCCAGCGGCTTCATGGGCAGCGCACAGGCTGCTGTGATGCCGCTGGCGCAGGGCGTGGTCGGGCCCCCAGGGCTGGCCGCTCGCTTGGGCGCAGCCCAGGGGAGATTTGGCCTGCAGCCAGCCCCGCAGAGCCCGTGGAACCTCCCCCAGGTGAACCAGCAGATGGCTGGCCTGAGCCTGGGTGGCGCAGCCTCAGCGGCGGGCTTCGGGCAGCCGCCCAGCACCTCAGCGGGGGCCGCGGGCTGGTCCGGGGGCTCGTCGGGGCAGACGCTCAGCACGCAGCTGTGGAAGTGA
- the LOC108636584 gene encoding stromal membrane-associated protein 1-like isoform X3 gives MQDMGNTKARLLYEANLPENFRRPQTDQAVEFFIRDKYEKKKYYDKNAISITNKEKEKKKEEKKKEKEPEKPTKPLTTEKLQKKEDQQLEPKKSTSPKKAAEPTVDLLGLDGPAEAPVTNGSAVLGPALNDDLDIFGPMISNPLPATVMPPAQGPSSAPAAATLSAVTSGDLDLFTEQAAKSEEVAKKQLSKDSILSLYGTGAIQQQGAPGVFMGPANLPFTSQAAAAFPGFPSVGVPAPAAPGLVGSSPGPGAGMLVGVPVPSGFMGSAQAAVMPLAQGVVGPPGLAARLGAAQGRFGLQPAPQSPWNLPQVNQQMAGLSLGGAASAAGFGQPPSTSAGAAGWSGGSSGQTLSTQLWK, from the coding sequence ATGCAAGATATGGGAAATACTAAAGCAAGACTACTATATGAAGCCAATCTTCCAGAGAACTTTCGAAGACCACAGACAGATCAAGCAGTGGAATTTTTCATCAGAGATAAATACGAAAAGAAGAAATACTACGATAAAAATGCTATAtctattacaaataaagaaaaggaaaaaaaaaaggaagagaaaaagaaagaaaaggaaccaGAAAAGCCTACAAAACCTCTTACAACTGAAAAGCTGCAGAAGAAAGAAGATCAGCAATTGGAACCTAAAAAAAGTACCAGCCCTAAAAAAGCTGCAGAGCCCACTGTTGATCTTTTAGGACTTGATGGGCCTGCCGAGGCGCCGGTGACCAATGGGAGCGCAGTCCTGGGGCCAGCCCTGAACGATGACCTGGACATCTTTGGACCGATGATCTCTAACCCCTTACCTGCAACTGTCATGCCCCCGGCTCAGGGGCCGTCCTCTGCACCAGCAGCTGCCACTCTGTCTGCAGTGACGTCTGGGGATCTGGATCTGTTCACTGAGCAAGCGGCAAAGTCAGAAGAGGTGGCCAAGAAGCAGCTCTCCAAAGACTCCATCTTGTCTCTGTATGGCACCGGGGCCATCCAGCAGCAGGGTGCTCCTGGTGTGTTTATGGGACCCGCGAATCTGCCGTTCACCTCGCAAGCAGCGGCTGCGTTTCCAGGCTTCCCGTCCGTGGGCGTGCCTGCGCCCGCGGCTCCCGGCCTGGTGGGCAGCTCGCCGGGGCCGGGCGCGGGCATGCTGGTGGGCGTGCCAGTGCCCAGCGGCTTCATGGGCAGCGCACAGGCTGCTGTGATGCCGCTGGCGCAGGGCGTGGTCGGGCCCCCAGGGCTGGCCGCTCGCTTGGGCGCAGCCCAGGGGAGATTTGGCCTGCAGCCAGCCCCGCAGAGCCCGTGGAACCTCCCCCAGGTGAACCAGCAGATGGCTGGCCTGAGCCTGGGTGGCGCAGCCTCAGCGGCGGGCTTCGGGCAGCCGCCCAGCACCTCAGCGGGGGCCGCGGGCTGGTCCGGGGGCTCGTCGGGGCAGACGCTCAGCACGCAGCTGTGGAAGTGA